From Blastochloris viridis, one genomic window encodes:
- a CDS encoding electron transfer flavoprotein-ubiquinone oxidoreductase — translation MTEAERPPRERMDFDVVVVGAGPAGLAAAIRLKQIDPDLAVVVVEKGSEVGAHILSGAVVDPSSLDALLPGWRAEDHPLKTAATDDRFYYFTERGAVRLPNWMMPPLMSNHGCFVVSLGNVCRWLAAKAEALGVDIYPGFAAAEVLYDDNGAVTGIATGDMGVARDGHLKDSFTRGMELAGKYVLFAEGTRGQLSRQLINRFKLDADRSPQKYGIGLKELWQVAPEKSKPGLVQHSFGWPLDNATGGGSFLYHLEDNQVAVGFVVHLDYENPTLSPFDEFQRFKHHPLVADTFAGAKRIAYGARAITEGGWQSVPKLSFPGGALIGDGAGFLNVPRIKGTHNAITSAMLAAEHAAAAIKAGRANDELTSYDDSWRASPIGVDLKPVRNVKPLWARYGLMLGVALGGLDMWTNRFGFSLFGTLKHDKPDHAKLKRLDEVEPIAYPRPDGKLSFDKLSSVFLSNTNHEEDQPVHLTLKDPAVPIAHNLPLYGEPARLYCPAGVYEVVYGDEASQSDPRFVINAQNCVHCKTCDIKDPTQNIVWVAPEGGGGPNYPNM, via the coding sequence ATGACTGAGGCGGAACGCCCGCCGCGCGAGCGGATGGACTTCGACGTTGTTGTCGTCGGCGCCGGCCCGGCGGGCCTTGCTGCCGCGATCCGCCTGAAGCAGATCGACCCCGATCTCGCCGTGGTGGTGGTCGAGAAGGGCTCCGAGGTCGGCGCTCACATCCTGTCCGGCGCGGTGGTCGACCCCTCCAGCCTCGACGCCCTGCTTCCCGGCTGGCGCGCGGAGGACCACCCGCTCAAGACCGCGGCCACCGACGACCGCTTCTATTACTTCACCGAGCGCGGCGCCGTGCGGCTGCCGAACTGGATGATGCCGCCGCTGATGTCCAACCACGGCTGCTTCGTGGTCTCGCTCGGCAATGTCTGCCGCTGGCTGGCGGCCAAGGCCGAGGCGCTCGGCGTCGACATCTATCCCGGCTTCGCCGCCGCCGAGGTGCTCTATGACGATAACGGCGCGGTGACCGGCATCGCCACCGGCGACATGGGCGTCGCCCGCGACGGTCATCTGAAGGACAGCTTCACCCGCGGCATGGAGCTGGCGGGCAAATACGTGCTGTTCGCCGAAGGCACCCGCGGCCAGCTCTCCCGCCAGCTTATCAACCGCTTCAAGCTAGACGCCGATCGCTCTCCGCAGAAATACGGCATCGGCCTCAAAGAGCTGTGGCAGGTGGCGCCGGAGAAATCCAAGCCCGGCCTGGTGCAGCACTCGTTCGGCTGGCCGCTCGACAACGCAACCGGCGGCGGCTCCTTCCTCTATCATCTTGAGGATAACCAGGTCGCGGTCGGCTTCGTCGTCCATCTCGACTACGAGAACCCGACGCTGTCACCGTTCGACGAGTTCCAGCGCTTCAAGCACCACCCGCTGGTCGCGGACACCTTCGCCGGCGCCAAGCGCATCGCCTATGGCGCCCGCGCCATCACCGAGGGCGGCTGGCAGTCGGTGCCGAAGCTTTCGTTCCCCGGCGGCGCCCTGATCGGCGATGGCGCCGGCTTCCTCAACGTGCCGCGCATCAAGGGCACCCACAACGCCATCACCTCCGCCATGCTGGCGGCCGAGCACGCCGCCGCCGCGATCAAAGCCGGCCGCGCCAATGACGAGCTGACCAGCTACGACGACAGTTGGCGCGCCAGCCCGATCGGGGTCGATCTCAAGCCGGTGCGCAACGTCAAGCCGCTGTGGGCGCGCTACGGCCTGATGCTGGGCGTCGCGCTCGGCGGCCTCGACATGTGGACCAACCGCTTCGGCTTCTCGCTGTTCGGCACGCTGAAGCACGACAAGCCCGACCACGCCAAGCTCAAGCGCCTCGACGAGGTCGAGCCGATCGCTTACCCGCGGCCGGACGGCAAGCTGTCGTTCGACAAGCTGTCCTCGGTGTTCTTGTCCAACACCAACCACGAGGAGGACCAGCCGGTCCATCTCACCCTCAAGGACCCGGCGGTGCCGATCGCCCACAACCTGCCGCTCTATGGCGAGCCGGCGCGGCTCTACTGCCCGGCCGGGGTCTATGAGGTGGTCTACGGCGACGAGGCGAGCCAAAGCGATCCGCGCTTCGTCATCAACGCGCAGAACTGCGTCCACTGCAAGACATGCGACATCAAGGACCCCACCCAGAACATCGTGTGGGTGGCGCCCGAAGGCGGCGGCGGGCCGAACTATCCCAACATGTGA
- a CDS encoding uracil-DNA glycosylase yields the protein MTAPADLHTVLADILAFYAEAGVDVALDEEPHDRLADSAAEAAARLASPPGPPALAAATLGAPAPAMMARPGGRGAAGEAPHQFPTVPPARGGGEAPDPAAAAARVPLAPDAAVMAARQAAREAASLGELRAMLEGFEGCALKVTASRLVFADGAPDARLMLVGEAPGAEEDRQGKPFVGRAGQLLDRMLAAIGLDRTKVYIANIVPWRPPGNRTPTPQESAICLPFIARQIELVDPAVLVFLGGFAASSLLGAKEGILKTRGRWLSYHAGTRDIRAMATLHPAYLLRQPLQKRLAWRDFLAVKRALDEAAKAG from the coding sequence ATGACCGCCCCCGCCGACCTCCACACCGTGCTCGCCGACATCCTGGCCTTCTACGCCGAGGCCGGCGTCGACGTGGCGCTGGACGAAGAGCCACACGACCGCCTGGCTGACAGCGCGGCGGAGGCTGCGGCGCGGCTCGCCTCTCCGCCGGGGCCGCCGGCCTTGGCGGCCGCAACGCTCGGGGCACCAGCTCCGGCGATGATGGCGCGGCCGGGCGGGCGGGGGGCGGCGGGCGAGGCCCCGCACCAGTTCCCCACCGTGCCGCCGGCCCGCGGCGGCGGGGAGGCGCCGGACCCGGCCGCTGCCGCCGCCAGGGTGCCGCTGGCGCCGGACGCCGCGGTGATGGCCGCCCGCCAAGCGGCGCGCGAGGCGGCCTCGCTCGGCGAGCTACGGGCGATGCTGGAGGGGTTCGAGGGCTGCGCGCTGAAGGTGACGGCGTCGCGGCTGGTGTTCGCCGACGGTGCGCCGGACGCCAGGCTGATGCTGGTGGGCGAGGCGCCGGGGGCGGAAGAGGACCGCCAGGGCAAGCCGTTCGTCGGCCGCGCCGGACAGTTGCTGGATCGCATGCTGGCGGCGATCGGGCTCGACCGCACCAAGGTCTATATCGCCAACATCGTGCCGTGGCGGCCGCCGGGCAACCGCACCCCGACGCCGCAGGAAAGCGCGATCTGCCTGCCGTTCATCGCCCGCCAGATCGAGCTGGTCGACCCCGCCGTGCTGGTGTTCCTCGGCGGCTTTGCCGCCTCCAGCCTGCTCGGCGCCAAGGAGGGCATCCTCAAGACCCGCGGCCGCTGGCTGAGCTACCATGCCGGCACGCGCGACATCCGCGCCATGGCGACGCTGCACCCGGCCTACCTGCTGCGCCAGCCGCTGCAGAAGCGGCTGGCATGGCGCGACTTCCTCGCCGTGAAGCGGGCGCTGGACGAGGCCGCGAAGGCGGGCTGA